The Kluyveromyces lactis strain NRRL Y-1140 chromosome D complete sequence genome has a window encoding:
- the CDC60 gene encoding leucine--tRNA ligase CDC60 (highly similar to uniprot|P26637 Saccharomyces cerevisiae YPL160W CDC60 Cytosolic leucyl tRNA synthetase ligates leucine to the appropriate tRNA) — protein MSAATETKGLVLENTARRDALIAIEKKYQKIWAEEHQFEIDAPTLDEENVSVDPEELQKKYPKFMSSFAYPYMNGVLHAGHCFTLSKVEFSIGFERMNGKRALFPIGFHCTGMPILACADKLKREAELFGNDYSNVPAEDAEEEQEAKPAAQSDDVTKFKAKKSKAAAKQGRGKYQFEIMLQLGIAREDVIKFADASYWLTYFPPLTETDCTSFGARIDWRRSFITTDLNPYYDQFIKWQMKKLKDLGKIKFGERYTIYSEKDGQPCMDHDRQSGEAVTPQEYLGIKIEVTEFAEEAKKIVAESTLDHSKKIYFVAATLRPETMYGQTCCFVSPTINYGIFDAGDCYYITTERAFKNMSYQKLTPERGNYKPVVSVLGKHFVGSKIHAPLTPYPELRILPMDTVIATKGTGVVTCVPTNSPDDYMTTQDLKHKPEYYGIDPEWINHELVPVIHTDRYGDLTAKSLCEELKIKSPKDTNQLAEAKKLAYKEDFYSGVMIYGKYKGEKVETAKAKVKSDMIANNEAFVYNEPESVVISRSGDECIVSLEDQWYVDYGEEEWKKQAIECLEGMELFAPEVKNAFESVLDWLRNWAVSRSYGLGTRLPWDPKYLVESLSDSTIYQSFYTIAHLLFKDYYGNEIGPLGIKAEQMTDEVFDYVFQHVDEVKNTDIPLESLQKLRREFEYFYPLDVSISGKDLIPNHLTFFIYTHVALFPRKFWPKGIRVNGHLMLNNAKMSKSTGNFMTLHDMVTKFGADASRIALADAGDTVEDANLDESNANAAILRLYNLKEWAEEMVKDIGNLRTDSEYGFFDIAFENEMNSLIEQTYKQYAATNYKSAMKYGLFDYQAARDYYREASDVMHRDLVLRYIETQVLLLAPVAPHFADYIYREVLKKEGSVQNAKFPTVNKPVDIGISVSLEYVRDLQRSIREAEGQALKKKKGKGSDVDASKPAKLTLYIIETFPEWQTKYIDLVRELFENQTLDDNKVVKTKVDPKDMKRAMPFISLLKQRLTTESPESVFTRDLLFNEIETVKSTFDILKKSSQSIKISEYEILSLPYGSETAKNVFTNEEVTIQKSKAIENAIPGEPAILIKNVE, from the coding sequence ATGTCTGCTGCTACAGAGACTAAAGGTCTTGTGTTAGAAAACACAGCCCGTAGAGATGCTTTAATCGCTATCGAGAAGAAATACCAAAAGATTTGGGCTGAGGAACATCAGTTCGAGATCGACGCTCCTActttggatgaagaaaatgtttCTGTCGATCCTGAAGAATTGCAAAAGAAGTATCCAAAATTCATGTCTTCATTTGCATACCCATATATGAACGGTGTCTTACACGCTGGTCACTGTTTCACCTTATCCAAGGTTGAATTCTCTATTGGTTTCGAAAGAATGAACGGTAAGAGGGCCCTTTTCCCAATCGGTTTCCACTGTACTGGTATGCCAATCCTTGCTTGTGCTGAcaagttgaaaagagaagCTGAACTGTTTGGCAATGACTATTCCAATGTTCCAGCTGAAGATGcggaagaagaacaagaagcCAAACCAGCTGCACAATCCGACGATGTTACCAAGTTCAAGGCTAAGAAGTCAAAGGCCGCTGCTAAGCAAGGTCGTGGTAAATATCAATTCGAAATCATGTTGCAGTTAGGAATTGCCAGAGAAGATGTCATCAAATTTGCCGATGCCAGCTATTGGTTAACTTACTTCCCACCTCTAACTGAAACCGATTGTACATCGTTCGGTGCCCGTATTGATTGGAGAAGATCTTTCATCACTACCGACCTGAATCCATATTACGATCAATTTATTAAATGGcaaatgaagaaactaaaaGATCTTGGAAAAATCAAGTTCGGTGAACGTTACACCATCTATTCGGAAAAGGATGGCCAACCATGTATGGATCACGATAGACAATCCGGTGAAGCAGTTACTCCGCAAGAATATCTAGGTATCAAGATCGAAGTAACTGAATTTGCTGAGGAGGCTAAGAAGATTGTTGCTGAATCCACTTTGGACCATTCCAAGAAGATTTACTTCGTTGCTGCTACCTTGAGGCCAGAAACCATGTACGGTCAAACTTGTTGTTTCGTCTCTCCAACCATTAACTACGGTATTTTCGACGCTGGCGATTGTTATTACATCACCACTGAGCGTGCCTTTAAGAACATGTCTTATCAAAAGCTTACACCAGAGAGAGGTAACTACAAACCTGTAGTATCCGTTTTGGGTAAACATTTCGTCGGTTCTAAGATTCATGCTCCATTGACACCATACCCAGAATTAAGAATCTTACCGATGGACACTGTCATTGCCACCAAGGGTACCGGTGTTGTTACTTGTGTTCCAACCAACTCTCCAGATGATTACATGACTACACAAGATCTGAAACATAAACCAGAATATTATGGTATCGACCCTGAATGGATCAACCATGAATTGGTTCCTGTTATTCACACCGATAGATACGGTGATTTAACCGCCAAGTCTTTGTGCGAGGAGCTAAAAATAAAGTCTCCAAAAGATACCAACCAGTTAGCAGAAGCCAAGAAATTAGCAtacaaagaagatttctaTTCTGGTGTTATGATCTATGGTAAGTACAAGGGTGAAAAGGTCGAAACTGCCAAGGCCAAGGTTAAGAGCGATATGATTGCCAACAACGAAGCCTTTGTCTATAACGAACCAGAATCTGTTGTCATTTCTCGTTCTGGTGACGAATGTATCGTTTCTCTGGAAGATCAATGGTATGTCGACTacggtgaagaagaatggaaGAAACAAGCTATTGAATGTTTGGAAGGTATGGAACTCTTTGCTCCTGAAGTTAAGAATGCCTTCGAAAGTGTCTTAGATTGGTTGAGAAACTGGGCTGTTTCTCGTAGTTACGGTCTAGGTACCAGATTACCATGGGATCCAAAGTATTTGGTTGAATCTTTGTCTGACTCTACTATCTACCAATCCTTCTATACCATTGCGCATTTATTATTCAAAGATTACTACGGTAACGAAATTGGTCCATTGGGAATCAAAGCAGAACAAATGACAGATGAAGTGTTTGACTATGTCTTCCAACACGTCGATGAAGTGAAAAACACTGATATCCCATTAGAATCTTTGCAAAAATTGAGAAGAGAGTTCGAATACTTCTACCCATTGGATGTTTCCATTTCTGGTAAGGATTTGATTCCAAACCACTTGACCTTCTTTATCTACACTCACGTTGCATTGTTCCCAAGAAAGTTCTGGCCAAAGGGTATCAGAGTCAACGGTCATTTGATGTTGAACAATGCTAAGATGTCCAAGTCTACAGGTAACTTCATGACTTTGCACGACATGGTGACGAAATTCGGTGCCGATGCTTCCCGTATTGCTCTTGCTGATGCAGGTGACACTGTTGAAGATGCCAACTTGGATGAATCTAATGCTAATGCTGCTATTCTAAGACTCTATAACTTGAAAGAATGGGCCGAAGAAATGGTCAAGGACATTGGGAATTTGCGTACCGACTCAGAGTATGGATTCTTTGACATCGCGTtcgaaaatgaaatgaattCATTGATCGAACAAACTTACAAGCAATACGCTGCCACCAATTATAAAAGTGCTATGAAGTACGGTTTGTTCGATTATCAAGCTGCTAGAGATTACTATCGTGAGGCATCTGATGTCATGCACCGTGATCTAGTGCTACGTTACATTGAAACACAAGTATTGTTGCTAGCACCAGTAGCACCACATTTCGCTGACTACATTTACCGTGAAGTcttaaagaaagaaggtTCCGTACAGAACGCTAAGTTCCCAACTGTCAACAAACCTGTCGACATCGGTATCTCTGTATCTCTAGAATACGTTAGAGATCTACAAAGATCTATCAGAGAAGCAGAGGGCcaagctttgaaaaagaagaagggtAAGGGTTCTGACGTTGATGCTTCAAAGCCAGCTAAGTTGACCTTGTACATTATTGAGACTTTCCCAGAATGGCAAACTAAGTACATCGATTTGGTGCGTGAATTATTCGAAAACCAAACTTTGGACGACAACAAGGTTGTCAAGACTAAGGTCGATCCAAAGGACATGAAGCGTGCTATGCCATTCATCTCCTTACTAAAACAAAGATTAACCACTGAATCACCAGAATCTGTCTTCACAAGAGACTTACTATTCAACGAAATCGAAACTGTAAAGTCTACATTcgatattttgaagaagtctTCTCAATCAATCAAGATTTCCGAATACGAAATTCTCTCGTTACCATACGGCTCAGAAACCGCCAAGAACGTATTTActaatgaagaagttacGATTCAAAAGAGCAAAGCCATTGAAAACGCTATTCCAGGTGAACCAGCTATCTTGATCAAGAACGTCGAATAG
- the PET20 gene encoding Pet20p (weakly similar to uniprot|Q99373 Saccharomyces cerevisiae YPL159C PET20 Protein required for respiratory growth and stability of the mitochondrial genome), with protein sequence MMFSNVRLGSRSIYVKNRISAVSLINGVRNQSSVNFQNNQMLQKQNLKQSKLKSKRSKRKEDGDLVDSMKLEGKQESSASASSSPSAELGKDSEEKIIKMATKKLSRDYSWLPRVPTTEHILREEFNSDMLYSGYRPIVVGDKNAKENKLMQFAMKLEKLSEPVPWVSSATGQEFFSEWDNVPSEIIKDLKPFHPPSIEETNNAKNKEAKEKLQKQILLNEQDKLINRKRGRKKPIIRLLDLKRKFEKE encoded by the coding sequence ATGATGTTCAGCAATGTACGTCTCGGTTCACGCTCTATATACGTGAAAAATCGCATATCTGCGGTATCACTTATAAATGGTGTAAGGAACCAGAGTTCTGTCAACTTCCAAAATAATCAGATGTTACAAAAGCAGAACTTGAAGCAATCGAAGCTCAAGAGTAAACGATCAAAACGTAAGGAGGACGGCGATCTTGTGGATTCGATGAAGCTTGAAGGTAAGCAAGAAAGTTCGGCATCTgcctcttcttctccttctgCGGAATTAGGTAAGGATTCAGAGGAGAAGATCATAAAAATGGCCACGAAGAAGTTATCTAGAGATTATTCATGGTTACCAAGAGTACCAACCACCGAACATATATTAAGAGAAGAGTTCAACTCGGATATGTTATATTCTGGTTATAGACCCATCGTTGTTGGGGATAAGAACGCAAAGGAGAACAAATTGATGCAGTTTGCCATGAAATTAGAAAAGCTTAGTGAACCTGTACCCTGGGTATCAAGTGCCACGGGACAAGAATTTTTCAGCGAATGGGATAATGTACCATCAGAGattatcaaagatttgaaaccgTTCCATCCACCAAgtattgaagaaacaaacaatgcaaaaaataaagaagcCAAGGAAAAGTTACAAAAGCAAATATTACTGAATGAACAAGACAAATTAATAAATCGTAAGCGAGGAAGAAAGAAGCCCATAATCAGGTTATTGGATCTGAAACGCAAATTCGAGAAAGAatga
- a CDS encoding uncharacterized protein (conserved hypothetical protein) produces the protein MGWHDSVSLQLVKEDCDKVFAEYFNDAEQFIVYSRQQDFDLDTCMELCDTIETLNGSTLETRNDMLSAQFDFRTKLENYEALPSFETVEKIIHHSYSGNSCSEAKNSKKSSKINDV, from the coding sequence ATGGGCTGGCACGATTCTGTATCACTACAACTTGTAAAAGAGGATTGCGATAAAGTGTTTGCAGAATATTTTAACGATGCAGAACAGTTCATAGTGTATAGTCGGCAGCAGGATTTTGATCTCGATACATGTATGGAACTATGTGATACAATAGAGACGTTGAACGGTTCAACATTGGAAACCAGGAACGATATGCTTAGTGCACAATTCGATTTTAGAACGAAATTGGAGAATTATGAAGCACTCCCGTCCTTCgaaactgttgaaaagataATACACCATAGCTATAGCGGCAACAGTTGTAGCGAAGCTAAAAactcaaagaaatcttcaaagattaATGACGTTTAA
- the MGL2 gene encoding putative carboxylic ester hydrolase (similar to uniprot|Q03649 Saccharomyces cerevisiae YMR210W Hypothetical ORF), giving the protein MVLGELYSLLPWVQTVQQFLPDELLQFNSEPGKTAKSVSIKSLIDKYAPEFQHNSKCVIPPFLCSGHMQTIFASMFTFESKHLVYYKRYILNYPDGGEGALDVCVPQSLWKETGYVPKNQRNQLLPRYTYFDADEKFGSSDTKPMLIILHGLTGGSNESYVRSLVDTITNEYNFEACVLNSRGCCQSSITTPFLYCGLWTDDVRFCVKELRNKFPNRKFFLCGVSLGASMTANYLGQESDQSDVELGVVLGNPWDLTASSYHLERNLIGKYAYTPALAKNLVKLTTSHLDVLKQNPEMARMYADHLHEVKTVEEFDNFFTARMFGFNTSFEYYRHGTSSNRLNKLRTPLLILNALDDPIVGCEALPYREVQSNPYTLMLTTTRGGHIGWFDMNLDRWYVKPLCRLLHKFYTDISMQGLAPDLKSVDLPKENKFKNDRIIR; this is encoded by the coding sequence ATGGTATTGGGAGAATTATATTCGTTATTACCGTGGGTTCAAACTGTACAGCAGTTCTTACCTGATGAGCTGTTACAATTTAACAGCGAACCAGGCAAAACTGCAAAAAGTGTCAGCATTAAATCATTAATTGACAAATATGCACCGGAGTTCCAACATAATAGCAAGTGTGTGATTCCACCTTTTCTTTGCAGTGGTCATATGCAGACGATTTTTGCTTCGATGTTCACTTTCGAATCGAAACATTTGGTTTATTATAAGAGATATATTCTCAATTATCCAGACGGCGGTGAAGGTGCACTAGATGTGTGTGTTCCCCAATCGTTATGGAAAGAGACTGGTTACGTTCCCAAAAATCAGAGAAATCAACTGCTTCCGAGGTATACCTATTTTGATGCTGATGAAAAGTTCGGATCGTCTGATACAAAGCCGATGCTCATTATATTACATGGGTTGACAGGTGGTTCTAACGAAAGTTATGTCAGATCTTTAGTTGACACCATCACGAACGAGTACAATTTTGAAGCCTGCGTCTTAAATAGCCGTGGGTGCTGCCAATCAAGCATTACGACACCATTTTTGTATTGTGGGCTATGGACTGATGATGTAAGGTTTTGCGTGAAGGAATTGAGGAACAAGTTTCCTAATAGAAAATTCTTTTTATGTGGGGTCTCTTTAGGGGCAAGTATGACGGCCAATTATCTGGGACAAGAATCCGATCAATCAGACGTAGAATTAGGTGTTGTGTTGGGAAATCCATGGGATTTAACGGCATCATCTTATcatttggaaagaaacTTGATAGGGAAATACGCCTACACTCCAGCGTTAGCGAAAAATTTAGTTAAACTAACGACATCTCATCTTGATGTTTTGAAGCAAAATCCTGAAATGGCGCGTATGTACGCCGACCACCTACATGAAGTGAAAACAGTGGAAGAATTCGATAACTTTTTTACGGCTAGAATGTTTGGATTCAATACGTCTTTTGAATATTACAGGCACGGTACGAGTTCGAACAGATTAAACAAGTTGAGAACTCCATTACTGATTCTGAATGCCTTAGATGATCCTATTGTTGGATGTGAAGCGCTACCATATCGTGAAGTCCAAAGTAATCCGTACACCTTAATGTTAACAACTACAAGGGGAGGTCACATTGGATGGTTTGACATGAACTTGGACAGGTGGTACGTGAAACCGTTGTGCAGATTGCTTCATAAATTTTATACAGACATTTCAATGCAAGGTCTCGCACCCGATCTTAAATCTGTTGACCTGCCTAAAGagaataaattcaaaaatgataGAATCATCAGATAA